In Edaphobacter aggregans, the sequence GAGTACCAGCCTTGTACGCAGCTGCATATGCCGCGTCCTGAGCGGAGGTTTCCTGCTTGCTTTCAGCTGCCGGATTGCGGTTCGGTGCAGAAGCGGTGGATTGAGCTGAAGCAGATCGCAGCAGCGAAGCCAGAAAGATGACCGTTATTATGAAGAGTTTCATACAGCACCTGCTGCGGCATTTGATGCGCGCAGTAAGATTCGAGTAGCTCAATCTCCCAATTCAGCGATGGAAACGCCACCTATTTACCATAAGGCTCACAAACCGGGGATTTGGCCGCATTGTCCCTGCGCGCTCGCCCCCCGCCGCTTATCATCGCCACCTACCTTCGACTCTTGTGTAGTCGTCGGGCGCCTTTTCCGTTGTCGATGGCGACTATGTGGCTCCGGCATATCAACGTTGTCACCCGCCAGAACCCCAGTTGGACTTTTGTTGCTCATAATCTGCCCGGTCTAGTGACTCTCACTGGCATGCTAGGCATAGCCGCACCGTTCATAATCCTAGGCTGGACTAAACTTTGGCGGGTGCCTGAGGCACTGGCAAAGTAAGCCGGAAGGTGGTTCCGGTCCTGCCTGTGCGGGTTTCGCGTTGGTACGTAAGGGTCCCGTTGTGCTTTTCCGCGATGCTTTTTGACAACCATAGTCCCAACCCATTTCCGTGACTTTTCGTCGTTCGGTGCGCCTGAAATAGTACTTTCGCCATGGCAGGAGTTACACCGTGTCCATTGTCCGTTACCGACAGGTGAACTTTCCCTTTGTGCCTCCTCACCCTGAGGGAAAGCACACCGCCGGTTTCAGGAACCGCATCCAGAGCGTTAATTATCAGGTTTGAAATAACTTGCAATATTTCCCCCCCAAAAACGTGCCGCCACGGGACCCTTGAGATCCTTACGAATCTCGATCTTCTGACGCTGCGCCCGCCTGAAGTGGATCATCAGCGCGGATTCTGCAATTGCCACCAAATCAAAATCCTTCGCTTCCGCCTGATCCCTGTAAAAGCTCAGAGTTGTGCGTGCAATATCGCTCAGTCGTGCAAGCTGAGACTCAGCGATTTCCATATTTTGTAGTACAGAGGATACGTTGTGAGAAGCCTGCTTCGTGAGGTATACGAGGTTGGTTAGAGCTTCCAGTGGGTTATTATCTCGTGCATCACAGCCCCCGCGTAACGGCTGGAGACCGCCAAACGTTCACTGCGCTGTAAAGCCTCTTTCGCCATTCTCAGACGCTCCAACAGTTGCTCGTTTGTTGTTTGCGATCTCGACAAAGTGTCCCAAATTCATGACGCTAGATGATCTTTAACTTGCATAAGATTCAGGTCATTTGATGTGATATCGGCGCGGCAAGTTGGCCTTTAGTGGCGGCCAGGTACTGCTATTGCCAAGTGGACGGGGTTTAGAATCGGCGCGCTAACCTTATGTCACGCGCAGAACAAAACTCGCATCGTATTCTTGCATACGGTCACGACGTTGTCCTTTTAAAAACGCGTTGCATGGTATTGCAGCGTGCAGGTTTCGGCGTTGATGCAGCTGATAGCTTTGAGAAGTTTCAAGATTGCATAGCCCAGGCCAAGGCTCCATATCGGCTCTTTCTCCTTGGGTACTCAATTCCAGATCCGGATCGAGTAAGAATAATAGCTTCAGTCGCAGACTCGACCACATTGATTTATCAGGTTCCTGAGTTGATCCCACCGTTGCAACTCGTCAACGATGTACGTGAGTTGCTACTGGGAGTCGACGAGGCTCCGAAACTATCTTGACTGCTGTGTGCAATGGACAGTCATCGCAGAGGGGAGAAACGCAGGATAGTGACAATTTCTTGCGAAGCATGGTTGCCAAATATATCAGCGTCCCATTTCGGCCAACCGGGTACGGGGAGATCTACCATCAAAAAGTTCAATCGCAGAGCCGATTTCTGTACTACGCAATCTCGAAAGCGTCATACAAGGTAAACGAGGTCAATACGACGATTTTCACCATCCGCCAAAGATGAAAACGGAAGCAGTCGAAGCATGACGAGAGGCCACGAGGCCCAGGCCAAGGGTAGACACGCTCCCCGAAACGCATCGGGCAAAGGTGAAACGAAAACGAAACGGCGCAAGATCAGGCGAACCAAAAAGCGCAGACGGTCATTCTAGCTAGGGAGGATAAGGTCTAATCTGCATCTCATACGTAAGGTGTAGCAATGAGGGATAAGACACACACGCTGTCCAGGTGGCTCTCGGCCACTTTTCTAGTTGTAATTGCGGTGTTCGGAATTGTCCTCATTGGACACGCCCCGAAATGGCCGATTTATGTGACCATTGTGGCGTGGGTGGGATTCGTTTTCTACCTGGCGAACCGAAAATAAGAACGAAATAGCCGCTAGATACACGGTGTTGGCACTAGACAAACTGCGCCGTCTTCGACGGCCTTGTACCAGTGCATCTTCGTCGAGTAGTAGAACTCCTGTTATCGGAGATCTTTCAGGGAAGAGCCCGAAGTCACATTTGGAGGGCGAGATTGCGTATGGCGGTGAGCAGATCCAAAGGTCAATAAGTTTCGAAAAAAGCACGCGAAGTCATCGCCTTGGCTTCGCGCGTCTTCGAGCAGGCTAGCTGTAACTGGCTGACCGAAAAAAATAGAACGTTGCATTCGGGCAACGTCTCTTCAATTCCATCGCCAGATGATAGGTACAGGAGGAGTTGGGGGGTGACACAATGTCGACAACAAACCGCGCTCGCCGACGAGACGTGTGCCGTAACTCCTTGGGTGGCGGAGCAACTAAATATCTACTATCTCACCTCTAACTTATTAGATCTTGCCAAGATCATCTGTTCTAGGAAAGAAGGACCCCAATGTTTATCATTCTAGCTGTAGTACTCGCAATCCTTTGGGTCGGAGGCTTCTTCGTGTTGCATATAAGTAGTTTTCTGATTCATCTACTCATCCTCTTTGCTGTTATCGCGCTCGTCATGCACTTCGTTAGGGGCGGCACGCAAACTGTTTGAGCTGTCTAAGACCATGCCGATGATTTTCGCGTCTCGGTTTGGTCGTGGTTACTGAAAGCCCATCGCCTTTCTACGAACGCCGCGTGAGGGAATGAGCCCTCCGTCGCGCCGCGGGAGAAGCAAAATTGCC encodes:
- a CDS encoding ATP-binding protein — its product is MQVISNLIINALDAVPETGGVLSLRVRRHKGKVHLSVTDNGHGVTPAMAKVLFQAHRTTKSHGNGLGLWLSKSIAEKHNGTLTYQRETRTGRTGTTFRLTLPVPQAPAKV
- a CDS encoding DUF5670 family protein; the protein is MFIILAVVLAILWVGGFFVLHISSFLIHLLILFAVIALVMHFVRGGTQTV